In Variovorax sp. OAS795, a single window of DNA contains:
- a CDS encoding helix-turn-helix domain-containing protein: MNAHHFSTLIEHPSDRQAWWGRINTSYFGALRVQCLDTGSFDARMDAYELGPLGMFMIEAPSHRVARPDTRHEIALDEHYKLVLQLEGHGHISQHDREFHLHPGDWSLYDPRVPYAITNPERSRLLAITIPRQQFKGMKIPDLHTCEAHTPAMQGLYAVLGSFLTSLADQLPSLPNAVGRSVSDTVLGLLASTLATHSDEQFGAHPVPGVLKARVKQFVHAHLADPALSLDLIAQQLRCSKRYLHRVFEDEDQTLDRFIWQMRLERCSEALRSAGGRRISVSEIAFAWGFNSSAHFCRVFKAQYGVAPREFQRREAERALASASLTH; this comes from the coding sequence ATGAACGCACACCACTTCAGCACGCTGATCGAACATCCCTCCGACCGGCAGGCCTGGTGGGGCCGCATCAACACCTCGTACTTCGGCGCGCTGCGCGTGCAGTGCCTGGACACCGGCTCCTTCGATGCGCGCATGGACGCCTACGAGCTCGGGCCGCTGGGCATGTTCATGATCGAGGCGCCCTCGCACCGCGTGGCGCGGCCCGACACGCGCCACGAAATCGCGCTGGACGAACACTACAAGCTGGTGCTGCAGCTCGAAGGCCATGGCCACATCTCGCAGCACGACCGCGAGTTTCATCTGCACCCCGGCGACTGGAGCCTGTACGACCCGCGCGTGCCCTACGCCATCACCAACCCCGAGCGTTCGCGCCTGCTGGCCATCACGATCCCGCGCCAGCAGTTCAAGGGCATGAAGATTCCCGACCTGCACACCTGCGAGGCGCACACGCCGGCCATGCAGGGGCTCTATGCGGTGCTGGGCTCGTTCCTCACCTCGCTGGCCGACCAGCTGCCGTCACTGCCCAATGCGGTCGGCCGCTCGGTCAGCGATACCGTGCTGGGCCTCCTGGCCTCCACGCTCGCCACGCACTCCGACGAGCAGTTCGGCGCGCATCCGGTGCCCGGCGTGCTGAAGGCCCGGGTCAAGCAGTTCGTGCATGCGCACCTCGCGGACCCGGCCCTGTCGCTCGACCTGATCGCGCAGCAGCTGCGCTGCTCCAAGCGCTACCTGCACCGCGTGTTCGAGGACGAAGACCAGACGCTCGACCGCTTCATCTGGCAGATGCGGCTCGAGCGCTGCAGCGAGGCGCTGCGCAGCGCCGGCGGCCGGCGCATCTCGGTCTCGGAGATCGCCTTTGCCTGGGGCTTCAACAGCAGCGCGCATTTCTGCCGCGTGTTCAAGGCGCAGTACGGCGTCGCGCCGCGCGAGTTCCAGCGGCGCGAGGCCGAACGGGCGCTGGCCTCGGCGTCGCTGACGCACTGA
- a CDS encoding ATP-binding cassette domain-containing protein has translation MIRIHDLTVAFGGVKAIDALSAELTAPVCGLIGPNGAGKTTLVNVLSGLVLPRAGTVAVDGADLLGLKPIERVRFGLRRSFQTEQVVEDLSVWDNVRALLDHVPHTRGDAATQVARALSHTGLREEATVLGHRLNLFQRRMLEIAKSLVGAPKLLLLDEPGAGLTEQEAGVLRRVIGSVHAFCGAQVLLIDHDVDLIAATCTETLVLDFGRRLALGPTRAVLDDPAVRRAYLGTE, from the coding sequence ATGATCCGCATCCACGATCTCACCGTGGCCTTCGGCGGCGTCAAGGCCATCGATGCCCTGAGTGCCGAGCTCACCGCGCCGGTGTGCGGCCTGATCGGGCCGAACGGGGCGGGCAAGACCACGCTGGTCAACGTGCTCAGCGGACTGGTGTTGCCCCGCGCCGGCACGGTCGCGGTGGACGGCGCGGACCTGCTGGGCCTGAAGCCCATCGAGCGCGTGCGCTTCGGCCTCCGGCGTTCGTTCCAGACCGAGCAGGTGGTGGAAGACCTCAGCGTGTGGGACAACGTGCGGGCGCTGCTCGACCATGTGCCGCACACGCGCGGCGATGCGGCCACGCAGGTGGCGCGGGCGCTGTCGCACACCGGTCTGCGCGAGGAGGCGACCGTCCTCGGGCATCGCCTCAACCTGTTCCAGCGCCGCATGCTGGAGATCGCGAAGTCGCTGGTCGGCGCGCCCAAGCTGCTGCTGCTCGACGAGCCCGGCGCGGGCCTCACCGAGCAGGAGGCCGGCGTGCTGCGCCGCGTGATCGGCTCGGTGCATGCGTTCTGCGGCGCGCAGGTGCTGCTGATCGACCACGACGTCGACCTGATCGCGGCCACCTGCACCGAGACGCTGGTGCTCGACTTCGGCCGCCGCCTGGCGCTCGGGCCGACGCGCGCGGTGCTCGACGACCCGGCCGTGCGCCGGGCCTACCTGGGGACGGAATGA
- a CDS encoding ATP-binding cassette domain-containing protein — translation MLSIHDLRLQRGGKAVLHGIDLQVPPGQVTALLGANGAGKSSTVMAIGGVLPLTGGRIEVEGHALHGQRPERVRALGVAVVPEGHRVLGDLSVLDNLRAAATALPAGRVADAVEQVLAVFPELRVKLALPARSLSGGQKQMVCIAQALIGKPRYLAIDELSLGLAPTVVKRLVEVVQQVARDGVGVLLIEQFTTVALAVSSRAYVLERGRMAFAGTSEELRSRPEILHSSYLAAA, via the coding sequence ATGCTGAGCATCCACGACCTGCGCCTGCAGCGCGGCGGCAAGGCCGTGCTGCACGGCATCGACCTGCAAGTGCCGCCGGGCCAGGTCACCGCGCTGCTCGGCGCCAACGGCGCGGGCAAGTCGAGCACGGTGATGGCCATCGGCGGCGTGTTGCCGCTCACCGGCGGGCGCATCGAGGTCGAGGGCCATGCCTTGCACGGCCAGCGTCCCGAGCGGGTGCGTGCACTCGGCGTGGCGGTGGTGCCCGAAGGCCACCGCGTGCTCGGCGACCTGTCGGTGCTCGACAACCTGCGCGCCGCCGCCACCGCCTTGCCGGCGGGCCGCGTGGCCGATGCGGTCGAGCAGGTGCTGGCGGTATTTCCGGAGTTGCGCGTGAAGCTCGCGCTGCCCGCGCGCTCGCTCTCGGGCGGGCAGAAGCAGATGGTCTGCATCGCCCAGGCGCTGATCGGCAAGCCGCGCTACCTGGCCATCGACGAACTCTCGCTCGGTCTCGCCCCCACGGTGGTCAAGCGGCTGGTGGAGGTGGTGCAGCAGGTGGCGCGCGACGGCGTGGGCGTGCTGCTGATCGAGCAGTTCACGACCGTGGCGCTGGCGGTGTCGAGCCGCGCCTATGTGCTGGAGCGCGGCCGCATGGCTTTCGCGGGAACGTCTGAAGAATTGCGCAGCCGGCCGGAGATCCTGCACAGCAGCTACCTGGCCGCGGCGTAG